The Glycine max cultivar Williams 82 chromosome 12, Glycine_max_v4.0, whole genome shotgun sequence genome window below encodes:
- the LOC100817881 gene encoding uncharacterized protein has translation MLSSGNNLNSSSSNSGITSSDMPPLPQCLPLDSITVGNRKYTGELRRVLGVSAGNTSEDHSFGGPHPKPMAPGASGELKHFKESVQDASRKARDRSKMFGESLSKLEKYEALNIKKRQRTDLSSDRGGGVNLTKMGNQIHKTPNDNLTQRSEARASNSMLNKRIRTSVADVREESRSAAIGRPRIVTEKDGNPVQTLCGSSVRNEEKTRRLLAGGEGLDQKIKKRRSVGTVGNRVITGERDVKRTVLPKANADLKMRLYDAQGFRLKSGPGGMKSEGSSELTNTSVRVMLTSEQGISLHREHIAEQRVLAKGSNRGNTQEDPASSPNTLIKNKVSRAPRTGSVSALESSNIQPSSTTFPGSSIHPMTQWVGQRPPKNSRSRRVKVVSPASRNLEVQVSSEGCLTSDFNVKASSDGNNGFQLASSVDNSTPKYKRPPDDISSPFGLSESEESGAGENKIKEKAVNGSDFAMAADKAGASVFQMKKNKISTDESGDSVQRQGRSGRNLSLVRPGLPCGREKSENVPTMKPVQDMKPNDKSRTKYGRPPSKKQKERKILTRVGKQLNISSPDFGGEPDDDHEELYKAANAAHNASNLACSGPFWKKMESIFASISLDDASYLKQQLNISEEFDKSLSNMFGIDHDLLSVVINNKPTQGSEERKRSHCDEESTKFDALGVKKDMERLDKVTPVFQRLLCALIEEDESEESYHQSDAKNISRQCASDDSHCGSCNQIDFEPKDRDRMDSEVESEVDLQVQKNCMLDRLSCDKSTTSNTFRYPNTSSSLQSTGVWQGDEEFSLSDITLTSEICSNDLDQLQPAELTVPSFPSSDGQYQLMPLDDRLLLELQSIGLYPEILPDLAEEDEAINQDIVKLEKALYEQNGSKKNNLDKIDRAVQEGRDVERQKIEQAAFDHLIEMAYRKRLACRGSKNSKGAVHKVSKQVASAFLKRTLGRCKRYEEAGVNCFSEPTLQNIMFTPPSCEKDAQPADCMVSGTASNTCNKASVQIEARKSGAVSSASEKYDCHRDYADRGMVDSFQGSIQSSEQASSKNGSMFIKEKKREMLVNGGVSGSSSRASNLDGAVHGGVKGKRSERERNQSRDQSRQNSIGRAGRMSLDSSQNENKPKAKKQKSTASGHDRFMEAKESARLPIHDTINNDSKDGATLSGNQDTSQIKESNDFGNLPLPDLSSIEEFGGAQDLSSWLNFEEDGLPDHDSIGLDIPMDDLSDLNMLM, from the exons ATGTTGAGTTCTGGGAATAACTTGAACAGTAGCAGCAGCAACAGTGGGATAACTTCTTCAGATATGCCACCCTTGCCCCAGTGTTTGCCACTAGATTCAATTACAGTAGGCAATAGAAAATATACAGGAGAGCTAAGGAGGGTTCTTGGTGTTTCTGCTGGAAACACATCTGAAGACCATTCTTTTGGAGGTCCACATCCTAAACCCATGGCTCCTGGAGCCTCAGGGGAATTAAAGCACTTCAAAGAAAGTGTACAAGATGCCTCCAGAAAGGCAAG GGATAGATCAAAAATGTTTGGGGAATCTTTGTCTAAATTGGAAAAGTACGAGGCATTGAACATAAAGAAGCGACAAAGGACTGATTTATCAAGTGATAGGGGAGGTGGAGTAAACTTGACAAAGATGGGTAACCAGATTCACAAAACCCCTAATGATAATCTAACTCAGAGATCAGAAGCAAGGGCCTCAAATTCAATGCTGAACAAGCGAATTCGTACATCAGTGGCAGATGTGCGG GAGGAAAGTAGGTCTGCTGCTATCGGAAGGCCACGGATTGTCACAGAGAAGGATGGAAATCCGGTTCAGACACTTTGTGGGAGCTCTGTTCGAAATGAAGAGAAAACTCGCAGATTACTTGCTGGAGGTGAAGGGTTGgatcaaaaaataaagaagaggaGGTCTGTTGGAACTGTAGGAAACAGAGTTATAACTGGTGAAAGGGATGTAAAACGAACTGTTCTTCCAAAGGCAAATGCTGATTTGAAAATGCGACTTTATGATGCTCAGGGTTTCAg ATTGAAGTCTGGACCTGGTGGAATGAAGTCTGAGGGCTCTTCAGAGCTTACTAATACAAGTGTTCGCGTGATGCTTACAAGTGAGCAAGGCATTTCTCTTCACAGGGAACACATAGCTGAGCAGAGAGTTCTTGCAAAAGGAAGCAATAG gggaaacaCTCAGGAGGACCCAGCAAGCAGCCCTAACACGCTAATAAAAAACAAGGTATCTCGGGCACCAAGAACAGGTTCAGTTAGTGCACTAGAATCATCTAACATTCAACCTTCATCTACAACATTTCCAG GTTCTTCTATTCATCCAATGACCCAGTGGGTTGGTCAGAGGCCACCTAAAAATTCACGCTCACGAAGAGTGAAAGTAGTTTCTCCTGCCTCACGCAATCTTGAAGTTCAGGTCTCATCCGAAGGCTGTCTAACTTCTGACTTCAATGTAAAAGCTTCTTCTGATGGCAACAATGGATTTCAACTTGCTAGCAGTGTAGACAACAGTActccaaaatataaaagaccGCCTGATGATATTTCATCTCCCTTTGGATTATCTGAAAGTGAAGAATCTGGAGCGggggaaaacaaaataaaagagaaagctGTGAATGGAAGTGACTTTGCTATGGCCGCAGATAAGGCTGGGGCTTCTGTGTTtcaaatgaagaagaataagATATCAACAGATGAATCTGGAGATAGTGTGCAGAGACAAGGAAGAAGTGGAAGGAATTTATCATTAGTAAGGCCTGGCCTCCCTTGTGGGAGGGAGAAGTCAGAGAATGTACCAACAATGAAGCCAGTACAGGACATGAAGCCTAATGATAAGAGTAGAAC CAAATATGGGCGCCCTCCTTCAAAAAAGCAGAAAGAGCGCAAAATTTTGACTCGTGTAGGGAAGCAACTGAACATTAGTTCTCCTGATTTTGGAG GTGAACCTGATGATGATCACGAAGAATTATATAAAGCTGCAAATGCTGCTCATAATGCTAGCA ACCTTGCTTGTTCGGGTccattttggaagaaaatggaGTCTATTTTTGCTTCTATCAGCTTGGATGATGCATCTTACTTGAAGCAACAG CTCAATATTTCTGAGGAATTTGATAAAAGTTTATCTAATATGTTTGGCATTGATCATGATTTGTTG AGTGTTGTTATAAATAACAAGCCCACTCAAGGTTCAGAGGAAAGAAAGAGAAGTCACTGTGATGAAGAATCAACTAAGTTTGATGCTTTAGGTGTAAAGAAGGACATGGAAAGACTGGACAAGGTTACCCCAGTATTCCAAAGACTTCTTTGTGCTCTAATCGAAGAAGATGAAAGTGAAGAATCATATCACCAAAGTGATGCAAAGAATATATCTCGACAATGTGCTAGTGATGATTCTCACTGTGGTTCTtgtaatcaaattgattttgaaccCAAAGATCGGGATAGAATGGATTCTGAAGTTGAATCAGAGGTGGATCTTCAAGTTCAGAAGAACTGCATGTTGGATAGACTATCTTGTGATAAGAGCACCACGTCCAACACATTTAGATACCCAAACACATCCAGTTCTTTACAAAGCACTGGAGTTTGGCAGGGAGATGAAGAATTTTCTCTTTCAGATATCACACTCACCAGTGAAATATGTTCAAATGATCTTGATCAACTGCAGCCTGCTGAATTAACTGTTCCTAGCTTTCCTTCTTCTGATGGCCAGTATCAGCTGATGCCACTGGATGACAGACTGCTGCTTGAGTTGCAGAGCATTGGCTTATATCCTGAAATATTG CCTGATTTAGCCGAGGAAGATGAAGCTATAAATCAAGATATTGTGAAACTTGAGAAAGCACTGTACGAACAG AATGGGAGTAAGAAGAATAACTTGGACAAGATTGATAGAGCTGTTCAAGAAGGGAGGGATGTGGAAAGGCA GAAGATTGAGCAAGCTGCATTTGACCATCTTATTGAAATGGCTTACAGAAAGAGATTG GCATGCCGTGGAAGCAAAAATTCAAAAGGTGCAGTTCACAAGGTGTCTAAACAAGTTGCTTCGGCTTTTCTCAAACGTACTCTTGGAAGATGTAAAAGATATGAAGAAGCTGGCGTTAACTGCTTCAGTGAACCTACCCTACAAAATATCATGTTTACCCCACCTTCATGTGAGAAGGATGCACAACCTGCAGATTGCATGGTCTCTGGGACAGCCAGCAATACATGTAACAAAGCTTCAGTTCAAATTGAAGCCAGAAAATCAG GTGCAGTTTCTAGTGCTTCTGAGAAATATGATTGCCATAGAGACTATGCAGACAGGGGAATGGTTGATTCTTTTCAAGGTTCAATTCAGTCATCAGAGCAAGCATCATCCAAGAATGGGTCCATGTTTATCAAGGAAAAGAAGAGGGAAATGTTGGTCAATGGTGGTGTCAGTGGTTCTTCCTCAAGAGCATCAAATCTTGATGGTGCTGTTCATGGTGGAGTGAAGGGAAAGAGAAGCGAGAGGGAGAGGAATCAAAGCCGGGATCAGAGCAGACAAAATTCTATTGGCAGAGCTGGACGCATGTCACTGGACAGTAGCCAAAATGAGAACAAACCAAAAGCTAAGAAGCAAAAGAGTACTGCTAGTGGACATGATAGGTTTATGGAAGCAAAGGAATCTGCTCGTTTACCAATTCATGATACAATCAATAATGATAGCAAAGATGGGGCTACGTTATCTGGTAACCAGGACACTTCTCAAATAAAGGAATCCAATGACTTTGGGAATTTGCCGCTACCTGACTTAAGTTCAATAGAAGAATTTGGTGGTGCGCAAGATCTTAGTTCATGGTTGAACTTTGAAGAAGATGGTTTGCCAGACCATGATTCTATTGGCCTTGATATTCCAATGGATGACCTATCGGATTTAAATATGCTTATGTGA
- the LOC100803294 gene encoding uncharacterized protein isoform X4 — MNFLAPQELIDELGIYILQYDRAGYGESDPNPKRSLKSEALDIEELADLLQIGSKFYLIGVSMGSYATWSCLNYIPNRLAGVAMIAPVINYLWPSFPESLIKEDYRRKLIKWSMWFANYFPRLLYWWVTQKWLPSNSVIEKNPAFFNKRDIDILETIPGFPMLTKNKLREQVVFDTLRGDWMVAFGNWEFDPLKLSNPFPDNRSSAHIWQGYEDKVVPSQIQRFVTQKLPWIQYHEVPDGGHLIVHYSGLCEAILKALLLGEENLSYRPRPEVFVS; from the exons ATGAATTTTCTGGCACCCcaa GAACTAATAGATGAATTGGGTATATATATTCTGCAATATGATCGAGCTGGGTATGGAGAGAGTGATCCAAACCCCAAACGCTCACTGAAAAGTGAAGCACTTGACATTGAAGAGCTTGCTGATCTGTTACAGATAGggtcaaaattttatttgattggtgTCTCAATGGGATCATATGCTACATGGAGTTGTTTGAACTACATCCCCAACAG GCTAGCAGGTGTGGCTATGATAGCTCCAGTGATAAATTATCTATGGCCTTCCTTCCCTGAGAGTCTGATAAAAGAGGACTATAGGAGGAAACTTATCAAGTGGTCCATGTGGTTTGCAAACTATTTTCCTAGATTGTTGTACTGGTGGGTGACTCAAAAGTGGCTCCCTTCAAATTCTGTCATAGAAAAAAACCCAGCTTTCTTCAACAAAAGAGATATAGATATTTTAGAGACAATTCCTGGCTTCCCAATGCTTACCAAG AACAAATTAAGGGAACAAGTTGTTTTTGACACTCTAAGGGGTGACTGGATGGTGGCCTTTGGCAACTGGGAATTTGACCCTCTGAAGCTAAGTAATCCATTCCCTGATAATAGAAGTTCAGCTCACATTTGGCAGGGCTATGAAGATAAGGTAGTGCCCTCTCAAATCCAAAGGTTTGTTACACAGAAGCTGCCTTGGATACAATATCATGAAGTTCCAGATGGTGGCCATTTGATTGTGCACTATAGTGGCTTATGTGAGGCCATTCTGAAGGCACTTTTACTTGGAGAGGAAAATCTTTCATATAGACCTAGACCAGAAGTATTTGTATCTTGA
- the LOC100803294 gene encoding uncharacterized protein isoform X1, with product MVSRAAIVLLIGLVGMFYQGTQLPPPNNSDSSDDGVPVSPPRVRLRDGRYLAYREKGVPKDQAKHSIIIVHGFGSSKDMNFLAPQELIDELGIYILQYDRAGYGESDPNPKRSLKSEALDIEELADLLQIGSKFYLIGVSMGSYATWSCLNYIPNRLAGVAMIAPVINYLWPSFPESLIKEDYRRKLIKWSMWFANYFPRLLYWWVTQKWLPSNSVIEKNPAFFNKRDIDILETIPGFPMLTKNKLREQVVFDTLRGDWMVAFGNWEFDPLKLSNPFPDNRSSAHIWQGYEDKVVPSQIQRFVTQKLPWIQYHEVPDGGHLIVHYSGLCEAILKALLLGEENLSYRPRPEVFVS from the exons ATGGTTTCAAGAGCAGCAATAGTGTTACTCATAGGTCTTGTGGGAATGTTTTACCAGGGCACTCAACTCCCCCCTCCAAACAACAGTGATTCATCAGATGATGGTGTTCCagtttcaccaccaagagtCAGACTCAGAGATGGGAGGTACTTGGCTTATAGAGAAAAGGGTGTCCCCAAGGACCAAGCAAAACACAGCATCATCATTGTACATGGCTTTGGAAGCTCCAAAGATATGAATTTTCTGGCACCCcaa GAACTAATAGATGAATTGGGTATATATATTCTGCAATATGATCGAGCTGGGTATGGAGAGAGTGATCCAAACCCCAAACGCTCACTGAAAAGTGAAGCACTTGACATTGAAGAGCTTGCTGATCTGTTACAGATAGggtcaaaattttatttgattggtgTCTCAATGGGATCATATGCTACATGGAGTTGTTTGAACTACATCCCCAACAG GCTAGCAGGTGTGGCTATGATAGCTCCAGTGATAAATTATCTATGGCCTTCCTTCCCTGAGAGTCTGATAAAAGAGGACTATAGGAGGAAACTTATCAAGTGGTCCATGTGGTTTGCAAACTATTTTCCTAGATTGTTGTACTGGTGGGTGACTCAAAAGTGGCTCCCTTCAAATTCTGTCATAGAAAAAAACCCAGCTTTCTTCAACAAAAGAGATATAGATATTTTAGAGACAATTCCTGGCTTCCCAATGCTTACCAAG AACAAATTAAGGGAACAAGTTGTTTTTGACACTCTAAGGGGTGACTGGATGGTGGCCTTTGGCAACTGGGAATTTGACCCTCTGAAGCTAAGTAATCCATTCCCTGATAATAGAAGTTCAGCTCACATTTGGCAGGGCTATGAAGATAAGGTAGTGCCCTCTCAAATCCAAAGGTTTGTTACACAGAAGCTGCCTTGGATACAATATCATGAAGTTCCAGATGGTGGCCATTTGATTGTGCACTATAGTGGCTTATGTGAGGCCATTCTGAAGGCACTTTTACTTGGAGAGGAAAATCTTTCATATAGACCTAGACCAGAAGTATTTGTATCTTGA
- the LOC100803294 gene encoding uncharacterized protein isoform X2, translated as MFYQGTQLPPPNNSDSSDDGVPVSPPRVRLRDGRYLAYREKGVPKDQAKHSIIIVHGFGSSKDMNFLAPQELIDELGIYILQYDRAGYGESDPNPKRSLKSEALDIEELADLLQIGSKFYLIGVSMGSYATWSCLNYIPNRLAGVAMIAPVINYLWPSFPESLIKEDYRRKLIKWSMWFANYFPRLLYWWVTQKWLPSNSVIEKNPAFFNKRDIDILETIPGFPMLTKNKLREQVVFDTLRGDWMVAFGNWEFDPLKLSNPFPDNRSSAHIWQGYEDKVVPSQIQRFVTQKLPWIQYHEVPDGGHLIVHYSGLCEAILKALLLGEENLSYRPRPEVFVS; from the exons ATGTTTTACCAGGGCACTCAACTCCCCCCTCCAAACAACAGTGATTCATCAGATGATGGTGTTCCagtttcaccaccaagagtCAGACTCAGAGATGGGAGGTACTTGGCTTATAGAGAAAAGGGTGTCCCCAAGGACCAAGCAAAACACAGCATCATCATTGTACATGGCTTTGGAAGCTCCAAAGATATGAATTTTCTGGCACCCcaa GAACTAATAGATGAATTGGGTATATATATTCTGCAATATGATCGAGCTGGGTATGGAGAGAGTGATCCAAACCCCAAACGCTCACTGAAAAGTGAAGCACTTGACATTGAAGAGCTTGCTGATCTGTTACAGATAGggtcaaaattttatttgattggtgTCTCAATGGGATCATATGCTACATGGAGTTGTTTGAACTACATCCCCAACAG GCTAGCAGGTGTGGCTATGATAGCTCCAGTGATAAATTATCTATGGCCTTCCTTCCCTGAGAGTCTGATAAAAGAGGACTATAGGAGGAAACTTATCAAGTGGTCCATGTGGTTTGCAAACTATTTTCCTAGATTGTTGTACTGGTGGGTGACTCAAAAGTGGCTCCCTTCAAATTCTGTCATAGAAAAAAACCCAGCTTTCTTCAACAAAAGAGATATAGATATTTTAGAGACAATTCCTGGCTTCCCAATGCTTACCAAG AACAAATTAAGGGAACAAGTTGTTTTTGACACTCTAAGGGGTGACTGGATGGTGGCCTTTGGCAACTGGGAATTTGACCCTCTGAAGCTAAGTAATCCATTCCCTGATAATAGAAGTTCAGCTCACATTTGGCAGGGCTATGAAGATAAGGTAGTGCCCTCTCAAATCCAAAGGTTTGTTACACAGAAGCTGCCTTGGATACAATATCATGAAGTTCCAGATGGTGGCCATTTGATTGTGCACTATAGTGGCTTATGTGAGGCCATTCTGAAGGCACTTTTACTTGGAGAGGAAAATCTTTCATATAGACCTAGACCAGAAGTATTTGTATCTTGA
- the LOC100803294 gene encoding uncharacterized protein isoform X3, whose protein sequence is MQKPLDIEVLIRYLDTKKELIDELGIYILQYDRAGYGESDPNPKRSLKSEALDIEELADLLQIGSKFYLIGVSMGSYATWSCLNYIPNRLAGVAMIAPVINYLWPSFPESLIKEDYRRKLIKWSMWFANYFPRLLYWWVTQKWLPSNSVIEKNPAFFNKRDIDILETIPGFPMLTKNKLREQVVFDTLRGDWMVAFGNWEFDPLKLSNPFPDNRSSAHIWQGYEDKVVPSQIQRFVTQKLPWIQYHEVPDGGHLIVHYSGLCEAILKALLLGEENLSYRPRPEVFVS, encoded by the exons atgcagaaACCATTAGACATTGAAGTTCTGATTAGATACTTGGATACAAAGAAG GAACTAATAGATGAATTGGGTATATATATTCTGCAATATGATCGAGCTGGGTATGGAGAGAGTGATCCAAACCCCAAACGCTCACTGAAAAGTGAAGCACTTGACATTGAAGAGCTTGCTGATCTGTTACAGATAGggtcaaaattttatttgattggtgTCTCAATGGGATCATATGCTACATGGAGTTGTTTGAACTACATCCCCAACAG GCTAGCAGGTGTGGCTATGATAGCTCCAGTGATAAATTATCTATGGCCTTCCTTCCCTGAGAGTCTGATAAAAGAGGACTATAGGAGGAAACTTATCAAGTGGTCCATGTGGTTTGCAAACTATTTTCCTAGATTGTTGTACTGGTGGGTGACTCAAAAGTGGCTCCCTTCAAATTCTGTCATAGAAAAAAACCCAGCTTTCTTCAACAAAAGAGATATAGATATTTTAGAGACAATTCCTGGCTTCCCAATGCTTACCAAG AACAAATTAAGGGAACAAGTTGTTTTTGACACTCTAAGGGGTGACTGGATGGTGGCCTTTGGCAACTGGGAATTTGACCCTCTGAAGCTAAGTAATCCATTCCCTGATAATAGAAGTTCAGCTCACATTTGGCAGGGCTATGAAGATAAGGTAGTGCCCTCTCAAATCCAAAGGTTTGTTACACAGAAGCTGCCTTGGATACAATATCATGAAGTTCCAGATGGTGGCCATTTGATTGTGCACTATAGTGGCTTATGTGAGGCCATTCTGAAGGCACTTTTACTTGGAGAGGAAAATCTTTCATATAGACCTAGACCAGAAGTATTTGTATCTTGA